GGCCGCGACGCGGGCGCCGCTGATGACCTCGTCGATGCGGCGGACGTGGTCGGCGCCCATCAGGCCGGTGCCGATGACGGCGACACCGAGGGGTGCGGTGGTGCTCATGGTGCTGCTCCTCGAATCGTGCGCGTGCGGTGCCGGTGGGCGGGCCGCGACCCGTTCCCGGCGTCAACGGGCCGCCCGGCGCGGCGCGTTGATGAAGCGTCAGGCGCCACAGGATGCCAGGTAACGGCGGGTGCGCCGGGCGACGGGCAACGGCTGTTCCGGCGGGCACGGGTACATGTCCTGCTCGACGATGGCGAACAGGTCGACGCCCAGGGCGCGCGCGGCCCGCAGGACGGGCGGCAGGTCGGGTACGCCGGCGGGCGGCTCGGTCATGACGCCGCGCCGCACGGCCGTGCCGAACGGCAGCCGCTCGGCTCGGACTTCGGCGAGGACGGCGGGGTCGACCTGTTTGAGGTGGAGGTAGCCGACGCGTTCCCCGTAGGTCTCGATGAGGCGAACGCTGTCGCCGCCGCAGTACGCGTAGTGCCCGGTGTCGAGGCAGAGGGAGACGGACGCCGCGTCGGTCGCGTCGAGGAAGCGCGTGACGGTCGTCTCGTCCCCGACGTGCGTGTCGGCGTGCGGGTGGACGACCATGCGCAGGCCGAACTCCTCGCGCAGGCGCGCGCCGAGCCAGTCGGAGCCGCCGGCGAGGTCGGCGAACTGGCGGGGGCCGAGCACGTCGGGCTCCAGCTGTTCTCCGCTGGCCGGGTCGCGCCAGAACTCCGGTATGACGACGAGGTGTTCGCCGCCCGTGGCCCGGGTGAGCGCGGCGACGC
Above is a genomic segment from Streptomyces marincola containing:
- a CDS encoding sugar phosphate isomerase/epimerase family protein, with product MTPPAHPDATIRVGSAPCSWGVWFSDDPRQTSWSRFLDEVAEAGYHWIELGPHGYLPTDPARLTDELARRELRVSAGTVFTALHRGPAVWDATWAEVRRVAALTRATGGEHLVVIPEFWRDPASGEQLEPDVLGPRQFADLAGGSDWLGARLREEFGLRMVVHPHADTHVGDETTVTRFLDATDAASVSLCLDTGHYAYCGGDSVRLIETYGERVGYLHLKQVDPAVLAEVRAERLPFGTAVRRGVMTEPPAGVPDLPPVLRAARALGVDLFAIVEQDMYPCPPEQPLPVARRTRRYLASCGA